Proteins from one Salaquimonas pukyongi genomic window:
- a CDS encoding peptide ABC transporter ATP-binding protein codes for MSKVVAEAENLKRYYTVNQGMFRDQATVKALNGASFTLEAGKTLAVVGESGCGKSTLARLITMIEEPTDGKLIIDGEPVRLGDAELRRKIQIVFQNPYGSLNPRQKVGAILEEPLKINTSDDAATRRQKAFAMMERVGLRPEHYERYPHMFSGGQRQRIAIARALMLNPKILVLDEPVSALDVSIQAQVLNILMDLQQEMGLAYIFISHDLSVVRHIADDIMVMYLGKPVETGPAETVFANPRHPYTAALLSATPSADPAGEKQRIKLEGELPSPLNPPPGCPFNPRCWRVLDECRQVEPELEGSGDHKVACFNQMDGTDG; via the coding sequence ATGAGCAAGGTGGTTGCCGAAGCTGAAAACCTCAAACGGTATTACACCGTCAATCAGGGCATGTTCCGTGATCAGGCCACCGTAAAGGCACTCAACGGCGCCTCGTTCACGCTTGAAGCCGGCAAGACACTTGCCGTGGTCGGAGAATCCGGCTGCGGCAAGTCGACCCTTGCCCGGCTGATTACGATGATTGAGGAGCCTACTGACGGTAAGCTCATCATCGATGGCGAACCTGTCCGGCTGGGGGATGCGGAACTGCGCCGCAAAATCCAGATCGTGTTTCAAAATCCTTATGGCTCGCTCAACCCGCGCCAGAAGGTCGGAGCGATCCTGGAAGAGCCGCTCAAGATCAATACCAGCGACGATGCGGCCACCAGACGCCAAAAGGCATTTGCGATGATGGAACGCGTCGGACTGCGGCCCGAACACTATGAGCGTTATCCGCACATGTTTTCCGGCGGCCAGCGCCAGCGCATCGCCATCGCCCGCGCGCTGATGCTCAATCCGAAAATCCTCGTGCTCGACGAGCCGGTTTCCGCGCTCGATGTTTCCATTCAGGCGCAAGTCCTCAACATTCTGATGGATTTGCAGCAGGAGATGGGGCTTGCCTACATCTTCATCAGCCATGACCTTTCCGTCGTCCGCCACATCGCGGACGACATCATGGTCATGTATCTTGGCAAACCGGTCGAAACCGGTCCCGCCGAAACGGTCTTCGCCAATCCGCGCCATCCCTACACCGCCGCCCTGCTCTCGGCGACACCATCGGCCGATCCGGCCGGTGAAAAGCAGCGCATTAAGCTGGAAGGCGAATTGCCCTCTCCCCTAAATCCGCCTCCCGGCTGTCCGTTCAACCCGCGTTGCTGGCGTGTTCTGGATGAATGCCGCCAGGTGGAGCCCGAACTGGAAGGCAGCGGAGATCACAAGGTCGCCTGCTTCAACCAGATGGACGGCACCGATGGATAG
- a CDS encoding TRAP transporter substrate-binding protein: MKRRQFLTGSVAGAAVAGTALATPAIAQDVKQWKMVTAWPKNLPGPGVAAQMLADRITALSGGRIEVKLFAAGELVPGRGVFDAVSEGTAELYHAVPAYWGSKSKGILLFGSQPFGLRADEQFGWLQHGGGQALYDEMYGRFGIKPFLCGNSGPQMAGWFRTEINSVEDLKGLKFRTTGLASEMANKLGMAAQAMGGKDMFQALQTGALDAGEFIGPWTDSALGFYQVAKNYYWPGVGEPSSAEECGVNAEAFGDLPDDLKQAVSLACESLYNPVWTEYTTKHAQSLKALVAEHGVQVKKLPDDVIAAMGKAAAEVIDELRQDDDELVKRIAESFVSYRDLVGGYMTYADNGQMNARASVMGY; encoded by the coding sequence ATGAAAAGAAGACAGTTTCTGACCGGCAGTGTTGCCGGCGCGGCAGTAGCCGGCACTGCCCTTGCAACGCCTGCTATTGCCCAGGACGTGAAGCAGTGGAAAATGGTCACCGCGTGGCCGAAAAACCTGCCGGGACCGGGCGTGGCAGCGCAGATGCTGGCCGACCGTATCACCGCGCTTTCAGGCGGGCGTATCGAGGTCAAGCTGTTTGCTGCCGGTGAACTGGTGCCTGGCCGCGGCGTGTTCGATGCGGTGTCCGAGGGTACCGCCGAACTCTACCATGCGGTTCCTGCCTATTGGGGATCGAAATCCAAGGGCATTCTTCTGTTCGGATCGCAGCCCTTTGGCCTACGCGCCGACGAGCAGTTCGGCTGGTTGCAGCATGGCGGCGGCCAGGCATTGTATGATGAAATGTATGGCCGCTTTGGCATCAAACCGTTCCTTTGCGGCAATTCCGGGCCACAGATGGCCGGGTGGTTCCGCACCGAGATCAATTCTGTGGAGGACCTTAAGGGACTTAAATTCCGCACCACGGGTCTTGCATCGGAGATGGCCAACAAGCTTGGCATGGCGGCCCAGGCAATGGGCGGCAAGGACATGTTCCAGGCGCTCCAGACCGGTGCGCTGGATGCCGGCGAGTTCATCGGTCCGTGGACGGATTCGGCACTCGGCTTTTATCAGGTCGCCAAGAACTACTACTGGCCTGGTGTCGGCGAACCGTCCTCGGCGGAAGAGTGCGGCGTCAATGCTGAGGCATTTGGCGATCTGCCGGACGATCTCAAACAGGCTGTCTCTCTTGCCTGCGAAAGCCTCTACAATCCCGTCTGGACGGAGTACACGACCAAGCACGCCCAGTCGCTGAAGGCGCTTGTTGCCGAGCATGGCGTTCAGGTCAAGAAACTGCCTGACGACGTAATCGCAGCCATGGGCAAAGCGGCGGCGGAGGTCATCGACGAACTGCGCCAGGATGATGACGAACTCGTCAAGCGCATTGCCGAGAGCTTTGTCAGCTATCGCGATCTCGTGGGTGGCTACATGACCTATGCCGATAACGGGCAGATGAATGCCCGGGCATCCGTCATGGGGTATTGA
- a CDS encoding TRAP transporter small permease subunit, translated as MGKLADMLDAVSRLTASLVRWLALAMVLVQFAIVVGRYVFGFNSIAAQESVLYMHSTLFMLGAAYTLLVDKHVRVDVFYAAWDEEGKRRLNVFGHLVLLFPSMLVLLYWSWPSVASSWRILEGPISVGGIKAVFLLKTLIPAFCILLMLQSLSLLIRLTLVRDET; from the coding sequence ATGGGCAAGCTGGCCGACATGTTGGATGCCGTCAGCAGGCTGACAGCCAGCCTTGTGCGGTGGCTCGCGCTTGCCATGGTGCTTGTGCAGTTCGCCATTGTTGTCGGCCGGTACGTTTTCGGCTTCAACTCGATCGCCGCTCAGGAAAGCGTGCTCTACATGCATTCCACCCTGTTCATGCTGGGGGCTGCTTACACGCTGCTGGTCGACAAGCATGTCCGGGTTGATGTTTTCTATGCCGCATGGGATGAAGAGGGGAAGCGCCGGCTCAATGTGTTTGGCCATCTCGTTCTGCTGTTTCCTTCCATGCTTGTACTGCTTTACTGGTCGTGGCCATCGGTCGCCAGTTCATGGCGCATTCTTGAAGGCCCGATTTCGGTTGGCGGCATCAAGGCCGTATTTCTCTTGAAAACGCTGATCCCGGCCTTCTGCATCCTGTTGATGTTGCAGTCTCTTTCCCTGCTGATCCGCCTTACGCTCGTGCGGGACGAAACATGA
- the hutG gene encoding N-formylglutamate deformylase, with product MKPVDVIQGSGPLVLGMPHCGTHVPEDIFNRLTPLGQTLGDTDWHVDRLYAGLLDNVTIVRANFHRYVIDANRDPSGVSLYPGQNTTGLVPLTNFDGEPLWMNEPEEEEIEARRKAWHEPYHAALAGELERVRHLNGAAILYDCHSIRSVIPFLFEGVLPDFNIGTNGGITCAPQIEHAVTEICGAASGYTSIVNGRFKGGWTTRHYGRPEQGIHAIQMELVQKTHLATEAVPFDYDEEKAKRLRVHLAAILEKLAGLAPTLSENTGANQ from the coding sequence GTGAAGCCGGTTGATGTCATACAGGGCAGCGGCCCGCTTGTTCTCGGAATGCCCCATTGCGGAACCCATGTGCCTGAGGACATTTTCAACCGGTTGACGCCACTTGGCCAAACGCTTGGCGATACCGACTGGCATGTCGATCGCCTTTATGCAGGACTGCTCGACAACGTGACCATCGTGCGGGCAAACTTTCACCGCTACGTCATCGATGCAAACCGGGATCCGTCGGGAGTCAGCCTTTATCCGGGCCAGAATACAACCGGGCTGGTGCCGCTGACCAACTTCGATGGCGAACCGCTTTGGATGAATGAGCCCGAAGAGGAAGAAATCGAGGCGCGCCGGAAAGCCTGGCATGAGCCGTATCACGCGGCGCTGGCAGGTGAACTTGAGCGTGTACGCCATCTCAATGGGGCGGCGATCCTCTATGATTGCCATTCCATCCGTTCGGTCATTCCTTTTCTGTTTGAGGGCGTTCTGCCTGATTTCAACATCGGCACGAATGGGGGAATAACCTGTGCACCACAGATTGAGCACGCAGTGACGGAAATCTGCGGTGCTGCAAGTGGATATACGAGCATCGTCAACGGACGTTTCAAGGGTGGTTGGACCACCCGACATTACGGCAGGCCCGAACAGGGCATCCACGCCATTCAGATGGAGCTTGTGCAAAAGACCCATTTGGCCACGGAAGCCGTGCCGTTCGACTATGACGAGGAAAAGGCCAAAAGGCTGCGCGTTCACCTGGCTGCCATTCTTGAAAAACTCGCTGGCCTGGCGCCGACGCTGAGCGAAAACACCGGAGCGAACCAATGA
- a CDS encoding HpcH/HpaI aldolase/citrate lyase family protein has translation MPAERASRRPYALCRSWMFVPGADEALLHKAAHCGADVLIQELEDFTPPEKRNTARTLAKDTLDAWRAGGALAAVRINPMATDGASDLAAVMDGAPDIVALPKVRHAAHVLELDEAVTSHETRLGLKPGTTKLLPNVESAEGLVNTLAIATASKRVVGCLLASEDLAADLGAERLPDGSELDYARQRFLIECRAANVLAIDCPFTWSDNDGVTADTRRARRWGYRAKSAVCLEHAPLINTVLTPGEREIVEAKRIVAAFETARAEGGVNVELDGSLLEVPTYTAARRLLERAEAFREFE, from the coding sequence GTGCCTGCTGAAAGGGCATCCCGGCGGCCATATGCGCTCTGCCGCTCCTGGATGTTTGTTCCAGGCGCCGATGAAGCGCTGCTTCACAAGGCAGCCCACTGTGGCGCGGATGTGCTCATCCAGGAGCTGGAGGACTTCACGCCACCTGAAAAGCGCAACACCGCCCGCACGCTTGCCAAAGATACCCTTGATGCCTGGCGGGCAGGCGGTGCCCTTGCCGCAGTGCGCATCAACCCCATGGCCACAGACGGTGCCTCTGACCTTGCCGCGGTCATGGACGGGGCACCCGACATTGTTGCCCTGCCCAAGGTGCGCCATGCCGCTCATGTCCTGGAACTGGACGAAGCCGTCACCTCTCATGAAACACGGCTCGGCCTGAAACCCGGCACGACCAAACTGCTTCCCAATGTGGAATCTGCGGAAGGACTGGTGAACACCCTTGCCATAGCCACGGCCAGCAAACGGGTCGTTGGATGCCTGCTGGCGTCGGAAGACCTTGCTGCCGATCTGGGCGCGGAAAGGCTGCCCGACGGCAGCGAACTCGACTACGCACGCCAGCGCTTTTTGATCGAATGCCGCGCTGCCAATGTTCTCGCCATCGACTGCCCCTTTACCTGGTCCGACAATGATGGGGTTACCGCAGATACGAGGCGGGCCCGCCGTTGGGGTTATCGTGCAAAGAGCGCTGTTTGCCTTGAGCATGCACCGTTGATCAACACCGTACTCACCCCCGGCGAGCGCGAAATCGTGGAGGCCAAACGCATTGTAGCTGCGTTCGAGACGGCAAGGGCTGAAGGCGGGGTGAACGTTGAACTGGATGGTTCCCTGCTGGAAGTCCCCACCTACACGGCAGCCCGTCGGCTGCTGGAGCGTGCCGAGGCATTTCGAGAGTTTGAATAA
- a CDS encoding ABC transporter permease subunit produces the protein MRRAMLKEFWFYFSQNKGAVIGLAVFALIVLIALAAPLIAPHSPTLQNRGALLLPPFWQEGGSTSYPLGTDAVGRDMLSRLIYGARFSLFIGLVVVTLSVSVGVFVGLVAGFFRGWVDTAIMRLMDVILAFPSLLLALVLVAILGPGLMNAMIAIALILQPHFVRLTRAAVLSEREREYVIASRVAGAGIARLMFITILPNCLAPLIVQATLSFSTAILDAAALGFLGMGAQPPTPEWGTMLAEAREFILRAWWVVTFPGLAILTTVLAINLMGDGLRDALDPKLKQS, from the coding sequence ATGCGGCGCGCGATGCTGAAGGAGTTCTGGTTTTACTTTTCCCAGAACAAGGGCGCGGTAATCGGCCTGGCGGTCTTCGCGCTGATCGTGCTGATAGCCCTTGCAGCACCGCTTATCGCTCCGCACAGTCCCACGCTGCAGAACCGCGGCGCCCTGCTTCTACCTCCTTTCTGGCAGGAAGGCGGCAGCACTTCCTATCCGCTGGGAACCGATGCCGTAGGCCGCGACATGCTTTCCAGGCTGATCTACGGTGCCCGCTTTTCACTGTTCATCGGTCTTGTTGTGGTTACCCTTTCAGTATCGGTCGGCGTTTTTGTCGGCCTTGTCGCCGGCTTCTTCCGCGGCTGGGTCGATACCGCGATCATGCGCCTGATGGACGTCATCCTCGCCTTTCCTTCCCTTTTGCTCGCCCTGGTATTGGTTGCCATTCTGGGGCCCGGCCTGATGAATGCGATGATCGCCATTGCCCTCATCCTGCAGCCGCATTTCGTTCGCCTTACCCGTGCCGCAGTGCTGAGTGAACGCGAACGCGAATACGTCATAGCCTCACGGGTCGCCGGTGCCGGCATTGCGCGTTTGATGTTCATCACCATCCTGCCCAACTGCCTGGCACCGCTGATCGTTCAGGCAACCTTGTCATTCTCTACCGCCATTCTCGATGCCGCCGCTCTTGGCTTTCTGGGCATGGGGGCGCAGCCACCAACCCCCGAATGGGGCACCATGCTGGCTGAAGCACGTGAATTCATCCTGCGCGCCTGGTGGGTGGTGACCTTCCCCGGCCTTGCAATCCTCACAACGGTACTTGCGATCAACCTGATGGGCGACGGGCTGCGCGATGCGCTCGACCCCAAATTGAAGCAGAGTTGA
- the hutU gene encoding urocanate hydratase gives MSNARHNTRDIYPPTGTEITAKSWLTEAPMRMLMNNLHPDVAENPHELVVYGGIGRAARTWNDFDRIVDSLKSLDEDETLVVQSGKPIAVVRTHADAPRVLIANSNLVPHWATWEHFNELDRKGLAMYGQMTAGSWIYIGTQGIVQGTYETFAEAGRQHYEGDLTGKWILTGGLGGMGGAQPLAAVFAGACCLAVECDESRIDFRLRTKYVDEKAKTLDEALGMIEKWTKAGEAKSVGLLGNAAEIFPELVERMKAGGIRPDIVTDQTSAHDPLHGYLPEGWSVAEWREKQESDPKSVEKAARESMKKHVAAMVDFWNAGVPTLDYGNNIRQVAKEEGLENAFAFPGFVPAYIRPLFCRGIGPFRWCALSGDPEDIYKTDAKMKELFPDNAHLHNWLDMARDRIAFQGLPARICWIGLGERHKAGLAFNEMVASGELKAPIVIGRDHLDSGSVASPNRETESMKDGSDAVSDWPLLNALVNTASGATWVSLHHGGGVGMGFSQHAGVVIVADGTDAAARRLERVLWNDPASGVWRHADAGYDIALDCAREHGLNLPGILD, from the coding sequence ATCAGTAATGCAAGGCACAACACGCGCGACATCTACCCGCCGACCGGAACGGAGATCACCGCCAAGAGCTGGCTTACCGAAGCGCCGATGCGCATGCTGATGAACAATCTGCATCCCGATGTGGCGGAGAACCCCCACGAACTGGTGGTCTATGGCGGCATCGGGCGCGCGGCGCGCACATGGAACGATTTCGACCGGATCGTCGACAGCCTGAAATCCCTTGACGAAGACGAGACCCTGGTGGTGCAGTCCGGCAAACCGATAGCGGTGGTGCGCACCCATGCCGATGCGCCGCGGGTGCTGATCGCCAACTCCAATCTGGTTCCTCATTGGGCAACATGGGAGCATTTCAATGAACTCGACCGCAAGGGGCTGGCCATGTATGGCCAGATGACGGCCGGCTCGTGGATTTATATCGGCACCCAGGGCATCGTGCAGGGCACCTATGAAACTTTCGCCGAGGCAGGCCGTCAGCACTATGAAGGCGATCTTACCGGCAAGTGGATTTTGACCGGCGGCCTTGGCGGGATGGGCGGAGCCCAGCCGCTTGCGGCGGTCTTCGCCGGTGCATGCTGTCTTGCGGTCGAATGCGACGAGAGCCGCATCGATTTCCGCCTGCGGACAAAATATGTCGACGAGAAAGCCAAGACGCTCGATGAGGCCCTGGGCATGATCGAAAAATGGACCAAGGCAGGCGAGGCGAAGTCGGTTGGCCTGCTCGGCAATGCGGCGGAGATATTCCCCGAGCTGGTCGAGCGCATGAAGGCGGGTGGTATCCGGCCTGATATCGTTACCGACCAGACCAGTGCCCATGATCCACTGCATGGCTATCTGCCGGAAGGCTGGAGCGTGGCCGAGTGGCGCGAAAAGCAGGAAAGCGATCCCAAGTCGGTTGAAAAGGCTGCCCGCGAAAGCATGAAGAAGCATGTGGCGGCAATGGTCGACTTCTGGAATGCAGGTGTTCCCACCCTCGATTACGGCAACAACATCCGCCAGGTCGCCAAGGAAGAAGGGCTTGAAAACGCCTTCGCCTTTCCCGGCTTTGTGCCGGCCTATATCCGGCCGCTGTTCTGCCGCGGTATCGGCCCGTTCCGCTGGTGTGCGTTGTCGGGGGATCCGGAGGATATCTACAAGACCGACGCCAAGATGAAGGAACTGTTTCCCGACAATGCCCATCTTCACAACTGGCTCGACATGGCACGCGACCGCATTGCCTTCCAGGGGCTTCCCGCGCGCATCTGCTGGATCGGGCTGGGCGAGCGTCACAAGGCCGGTCTTGCCTTCAACGAGATGGTGGCTTCGGGCGAACTGAAAGCACCCATCGTTATCGGCCGCGACCATCTGGATTCAGGCTCGGTTGCCTCGCCCAACCGCGAGACAGAGTCCATGAAGGACGGTTCGGATGCCGTCAGCGACTGGCCCCTGCTCAATGCGCTGGTCAACACGGCGTCCGGCGCTACCTGGGTATCGCTCCATCATGGTGGGGGTGTCGGCATGGGATTTTCCCAGCATGCCGGTGTCGTCATCGTGGCTGACGGCACCGATGCGGCAGCCAGGCGGCTGGAACGGGTCCTGTGGAACGATCCGGCCTCCGGTGTGTGGCGGCATGCCGATGCTGGCTATGACATCGCGCTCGACTGTGCGCGGGAACACGGGCTCAACCTGCCCGGGATACTTGATTGA
- a CDS encoding ABC transporter permease subunit — protein sequence MFRFFLYRLALLIPTFIGVSIVAFAFIRMLPGDPILLLAGERGMTEERYQQLQTLYGFDQPIFVQYFNYAADILSGDFGTSIVTKRPVLEEFFTLFPATIELSLCAIIVATAIGIPAGIIAAVKRGSWLDQSIMGAALVGYSMPIFWWGLLLIIFFSGMLQLTPVSGRISLLYYFEPVTGFMLIDSLLSGQKGAFTSALSHLVLPTIVLATIPLAVIARQTRSAMLEVLGEDYVRTARSKGLSPFRVIGIHALRNALIPVVTTIGLQVGVLLAGAILTETIFSWPGIGKWMVDSVFKRDYSVVQGGLLLIAAIIMIVNLLVDMLYGLINPRIRR from the coding sequence ATGTTTCGTTTTTTTCTATACCGGCTGGCACTGCTGATCCCGACCTTCATCGGAGTATCGATTGTTGCCTTTGCCTTCATTCGCATGCTGCCGGGGGATCCGATCCTGCTTCTGGCCGGAGAACGCGGCATGACCGAAGAGCGCTATCAACAACTGCAAACGCTCTATGGTTTCGACCAGCCCATTTTCGTTCAGTATTTCAACTATGCCGCCGACATCCTGTCGGGTGACTTCGGCACCTCCATCGTCACCAAACGGCCGGTGCTCGAGGAGTTTTTCACGCTTTTCCCGGCGACGATCGAACTGTCGCTTTGCGCCATCATCGTCGCCACCGCCATCGGCATTCCCGCCGGCATCATCGCTGCGGTAAAGCGCGGCTCCTGGCTTGATCAGTCCATCATGGGCGCAGCCCTGGTCGGGTATTCCATGCCGATCTTCTGGTGGGGCCTGCTGCTGATCATCTTCTTTTCCGGCATGCTGCAACTGACCCCTGTTTCGGGCCGCATCTCGCTGCTTTACTATTTCGAACCGGTAACCGGGTTCATGCTGATCGACAGCCTTCTGTCCGGCCAGAAAGGCGCCTTCACATCAGCGCTCAGCCATCTTGTCTTGCCTACGATCGTGCTGGCAACGATCCCTCTGGCCGTCATCGCCCGCCAGACGCGCTCTGCCATGCTTGAGGTGCTCGGTGAAGACTATGTGCGCACTGCCCGCTCCAAGGGACTTTCGCCGTTTCGCGTCATCGGCATACATGCCCTGCGCAACGCATTGATCCCGGTCGTCACCACCATCGGCCTTCAGGTCGGAGTACTTCTCGCCGGCGCCATTTTGACCGAGACGATCTTTTCCTGGCCGGGCATCGGCAAATGGATGGTGGATTCCGTCTTCAAGCGCGACTACTCGGTGGTGCAGGGTGGCCTGCTGCTGATCGCGGCGATCATCATGATCGTCAACCTGCTGGTTGACATGCTCTACGGGCTCATCAACCCGCGGATACGGCGATAG
- a CDS encoding ABC transporter ATP-binding protein, with amino-acid sequence MALLEIENLTVSFKTSTGPFKAVDGVSLTCDESEILSIVGESGSGKSVSMLALMGLLPWTATVTADRMQFDGREMLALSARQRRKIIGRDISMIFQEPMSSLNPCFTVGFQIGEMLRLHLGMDRAARRERTIELLNLVGIPAPEDRLSQFPHQLSGGMSQRVMIAMALSCNPKLLIADEPTTALDVTIQAQILDLLVSLQRDKGMGLILITHDMGVVAETAERVQVQYAGQKVEEQPVKGLFSDPHHPYTSALLSALPERALRRGRLPSIPGVVPGQDDRPPGCLFAPRCSYATAQCDRQVKRQGAKLGFALCNYPLVKGKPKNHPGHEEVTA; translated from the coding sequence ATGGCCTTGCTAGAGATTGAAAATCTGACCGTCAGCTTCAAGACCTCCACCGGTCCGTTCAAGGCCGTGGATGGTGTGTCGCTCACCTGCGATGAAAGCGAAATTCTTTCAATCGTCGGTGAGTCCGGGTCCGGAAAATCCGTTTCCATGCTGGCGCTGATGGGCCTGCTGCCCTGGACCGCTACCGTCACCGCCGATCGCATGCAGTTCGACGGCCGCGAGATGCTGGCGCTAAGCGCCCGCCAGCGGCGCAAGATCATCGGAAGAGACATTTCGATGATATTCCAGGAGCCCATGTCGAGCCTTAACCCGTGCTTTACCGTCGGCTTCCAGATCGGCGAAATGCTGCGCCTGCATCTGGGCATGGACCGCGCCGCCCGCCGCGAGCGCACCATCGAATTGTTAAATCTGGTTGGCATTCCCGCACCCGAAGACCGGCTTTCCCAGTTTCCTCATCAGCTTTCGGGCGGCATGAGCCAGCGCGTCATGATCGCCATGGCGCTCTCATGCAATCCCAAACTGCTGATTGCCGATGAGCCCACCACCGCACTCGACGTCACCATTCAGGCACAGATCCTGGATCTTCTTGTCTCCCTTCAGCGCGACAAGGGCATGGGCCTTATTCTCATCACCCATGACATGGGCGTCGTTGCAGAGACTGCCGAACGGGTACAGGTGCAATATGCCGGCCAGAAGGTCGAGGAGCAGCCGGTCAAGGGCCTGTTTTCCGATCCCCATCATCCCTACACATCAGCGCTTCTTTCCGCTCTGCCCGAACGGGCATTGCGCCGCGGCCGCCTGCCCTCCATTCCCGGTGTCGTGCCGGGCCAGGACGACCGGCCTCCAGGCTGCCTGTTCGCGCCGCGCTGCAGCTATGCAACCGCGCAATGCGACAGGCAAGTGAAACGGCAGGGCGCCAAACTCGGTTTCGCCCTCTGCAACTATCCCCTTGTAAAGGGCAAACCGAAAAACCATCCCGGGCATGAGGAGGTTACGGCATGA
- a CDS encoding TRAP transporter large permease, whose translation MSQYLDLLMFASLMGAILLGFPVAFSIAGVAVIFAYLGWVLGVMDISLLGAVGPRVFGLLSNQVLIAIPLFVLMGAVLEKSRIAEELLDTAARVFGQLRGGLGISVVLVGTLLAASTGIVGATVVAMGLIALPTMLRAGYNPRIASGIVCTAGTLGQIIPPSTLLIILADVMSNAFQQAQYEQGKFAVEALSVGQFFAAALIPGLVLVAVYLLYIVGRGIVRPDDMPPADLEEGRPELSKVLSAMMPPILLIVAVLGAILGGVATPTEAASVGAVGAILMAGIRTGFSPRLILTGTIALLVLAICVGFFPVRLQRSDLGIGSYLAGGFYIVLTLSGAIAILLALYVLWKRRVLHGVADATLTMTSMIFATILAAGMFSLVFIGLGGEERVAEILQSMPGGATGALLFSMAFIFILGFFLDFVEISVIVLPLVAPTLILMGHDPLWLGILLAINLQTSFLTPPFGFSLFYLRGAAPKEVTTGHIYAGVAPFIVLQVVGMLLVWMLPAVSTWLPNALF comes from the coding sequence ATGAGCCAGTATCTCGATCTGCTCATGTTCGCCTCCCTGATGGGCGCCATATTGCTGGGCTTTCCCGTTGCCTTTTCCATTGCCGGTGTTGCGGTGATCTTTGCCTATCTGGGGTGGGTGCTGGGGGTTATGGACATTTCCCTGCTCGGGGCGGTGGGACCGCGGGTGTTCGGGCTGTTGAGCAATCAGGTGCTGATCGCCATTCCCCTTTTCGTTCTGATGGGGGCGGTGCTTGAAAAAAGCCGGATTGCAGAGGAATTGCTCGATACGGCAGCACGCGTTTTCGGCCAGTTGCGCGGCGGGCTTGGAATTTCGGTTGTGCTGGTGGGCACGCTGCTTGCCGCCTCCACCGGAATTGTCGGGGCAACGGTTGTCGCCATGGGACTGATTGCCCTGCCCACCATGTTGAGAGCAGGCTACAACCCGCGGATCGCATCGGGCATCGTATGTACCGCTGGCACGCTGGGCCAGATCATTCCGCCTTCCACGCTGCTGATCATTCTTGCAGATGTGATGTCGAACGCCTTTCAGCAAGCACAATACGAGCAAGGCAAGTTTGCCGTCGAAGCGCTTTCGGTCGGACAGTTTTTTGCCGCAGCGCTAATTCCCGGCCTCGTTCTGGTTGCGGTTTATCTTCTATACATCGTGGGGCGGGGCATTGTGCGGCCTGATGACATGCCGCCGGCCGATCTTGAAGAAGGCCGGCCTGAACTGAGCAAGGTGCTTTCTGCCATGATGCCGCCCATTCTGCTTATCGTGGCGGTTCTGGGGGCAATTCTTGGGGGTGTTGCGACACCGACGGAAGCAGCATCCGTCGGTGCGGTGGGAGCAATCCTGATGGCGGGGATTCGCACCGGTTTCAGCCCCCGGCTTATCCTGACCGGCACCATCGCGCTATTGGTGCTTGCCATCTGTGTCGGCTTTTTCCCGGTCCGGCTTCAGCGCAGCGATCTTGGCATCGGCTCCTATCTTGCCGGCGGATTTTACATCGTGCTGACGCTGTCAGGGGCCATCGCGATCCTTCTGGCGCTGTATGTGCTGTGGAAAAGGCGTGTGCTGCACGGGGTTGCCGATGCGACCTTGACCATGACATCGATGATTTTCGCTACCATTCTTGCTGCCGGGATGTTCTCCCTGGTTTTTATCGGCCTTGGCGGAGAAGAGCGGGTTGCCGAAATCCTGCAGTCGATGCCGGGCGGTGCGACCGGTGCATTGCTGTTTTCCATGGCGTTCATCTTCATTCTCGGCTTTTTCCTCGATTTCGTCGAGATATCGGTAATTGTGCTTCCACTGGTGGCGCCCACACTGATCCTGATGGGACACGATCCGCTTTGGCTCGGAATTTTGCTGGCAATCAACCTGCAGACAAGCTTTCTGACGCCGCCCTTCGGCTTTTCACTGTTTTATCTGCGTGGCGCTGCGCCGAAGGAAGTCACCACAGGCCACATCTATGCCGGGGTCGCGCCGTTCATCGTGCTGCAGGTGGTGGGCATGCTGCTGGTCTGGATGCTGCCGGCGGTTTCAACCTGGCTGCCGAACGCACTGTTCTGA